In Chelmon rostratus isolate fCheRos1 chromosome 21, fCheRos1.pri, whole genome shotgun sequence, the genomic window agcctgtttgtgttgttctctgAAGGGAGTAGTACACACCGTTGTAGGAAATCTTCAGTTTCTTGGCAATTTCTTGCATGAAATAGCCTTCATTTCTAAGAACAAGAATAGACTGTGGAGTTTCACATGAAAGTTCTCTTTTTCTGGCCATTTTGAGCGTTTAATCGACCCCACAAATGTGATGCTCCAGATACTCAACCTGCTCAAAGGAAGGTCAGTTTTATAGCTTCTCTAACCAGctaaactgttttcagctgtgctaaCATGATTGCACAAGGGTTTTCTAATCATCCATTAGCCTTCTGACGCAATGAGCAAACACATTGTACCATTAGAACACTGGAGTGATAGTTGCTGGATATGGGCCTCTATGTAGATATTGCACCAAAAACCAGACATTTGCAGCTAGAATAGTCATTTACCACATTAGCAATGTATAGAGTGTATTTCTGATTGGTTTAAAGTTAtcttcattgacaaaaacagtgcttttctttcaaaaataaggaaatttCTAAGTGACCCCAAACTTTTGAACGGTAGTGTACATCTACATATATAGACGCTCGTTagttcagctgctgtcacctTATCTGTGTTGGGGTCTTGTTTGGGCTTTAGCAGGAACGTATTCATGGAGTGGGAACTGTTCTTTTGAGCCACACGTTTTTTGTGAGTCTCGGACTGTTGGTGTCGTCTCACATCATATTCACCTccatgtgaaacggaaaacttgctctgacaaacatcacaaaaaactTTGGTGCAGTCACCCTGCACTGGTCTTACCCAGGAGGGGTAAATGATTTCCCACTCTTTGTTGTagctgcatttcctttttttacgAGTCGTGCCTTCATCTTTTTCCTCCGTGTCTCCTGCCGAAGCGATTGCGCCGGGCGCGCGCACCTGCGTCTGGCTTGATTGACAGATCATCCCAGAGCCCACCCCGCCCCCTGATGACAGCTCTCCAGTCTCCcgaccacatacacacagctgtttgataaGCGCCAGATTATAGCCTACGATGAGACTGCATTTCAAAACATCAAGTGCCACTGTCATGCGGGACATTATCTCAATTTGCGGAACGTgttaaaagtatttaaaatgcgGGACTGTCCCGCACAAAGCGGGACATCTGGTCACCCTATCTGTATCTGATATGTTGTTTTCAACAAAGTTCAATTATCTTGTTAAAAATCTTCCAAATGGCATCTACTCTcattctgagtgtgtgttcagtggagTTTGTTCAATGCTGGACCAGGTTTGacttccaaacttttttttttttttttttttttttgctgtagcGGCTCGTGCTTGTAGGTTCACAcctgaaaatgtgactttaactGAGCATGTAGAACTTTCCGCTCTCagtaaatgaatgtgaaaacgtccttctagtgtcaaactctgctcattctgcacagtgaagctccaGCAGTCAACTGTAGGAGcaagaaaagacagatttttcAGTGGAAGGGGACATTATGCAATGACAGTAATTAGCACAcaacaagacagaaaatattcttttattattattatttctatcaGGTGTGAGGTGAACTTACGTGACCTTGAGCTCCACACTTCAAACTGGGGCTCCTTTGGGTTGAGCTCTTATCTGCTTTCAACTGCAGTCTGAGATATGTGTCTATGTGCGTGATGAGTTCAAGCGTCGAACggaaaaaacaagactgaaataCAACTTGTCCTTAGATGACACCAAAAACCTTACAGTACTGAAAGGGAACCCATTAGCCTGCAGCTTGCAATTATTACTGTGGAAATACTTATGATGTCTGCACTTCACTTTACAAGAGAGAGTCTACAGTGAGTTTTCCAGAGATTTGAAAAACATACaatcgtctgtgtgtgtgtgtgtgtgtgtgtgtgtgtgtgtgtgtgtgtgtgtgtgtgtgtgtgtgtgtgtagactgcTGTGGTTATACAGGAGTTCTGTAACACTTAGGTTTTCAAATTGCATTTATTGTAGCAATTTAGTTTAAAAAAGGATTCGAAAGTCTGGAAATTTTAAGTTTCAGTGCCTTGAAAGTGCTTGAGAAGCGCTCGGATTTCCCTCATAAAAAGCTGTACGAACCCTGATCATTAACTCGTTTTATGTCTCTGCATAATGTCGAATTTCTTAGTCTGAAAATTTATGATTAGGGTCTGAAACTTCAGCGCCAGACCTCGGTCTAATAGGATGGCTGTGCGTAATTACGCACGCATAAAAGAAAGAATAGATACAACAAATAAGCTTTGCTTCagtgtgcttttatttctttatcaaCGAGACACATAACATATGTAGGACAGACGTTTGGTCTCTTCGCGTGTCCAGGTGAGGAAGCTGCTGGATTTAGTGGTACTGCCTTCCCAGAGCGGACACCACGACGGCCAGGAACTTCTGGAAGGCGCCCTGGATTTCTGGAGTGAAGTCCTTTCCCATTTTCGCTGCGATGACGATGGTcaggcagtcagacagcagctgcaagGGGAAAACTCATTTTAGTCGATTTAATCTACATTGTGACATCTGGTAAAGATGGGGTTTGATATCATAACACATATGTGAGATTGTGCGACGTTCAAAGTGCGCTTGTGAGGCGAGAGATTTTGCGCGAGAGGCCGGAGCTTTACCCTGAAGTTGTCGGGGTCGACGTGCAGTTTCTCGGAGTGCAGGACGCTCAGCTCGGCATAGGTGGCCTTGATGTTGTCCATGTTCTTCACAGCCCGGTCCAGGCCGTGCAGCACGGTAATACCGTGGGCTGCGATGTTCGGGTTGCTCTTGATGGCATCCGCATTGTAGAGGTTACCGAAGGCGCCGAAATACCTCTGAGTCCAGGGGTAAACGATCAGGCACCTGCGGGGAGACAGAGCTAAATTGGTTAAAGGTTCAGGCCGGAAGGATTCTGTTGGAtgctgcagaaactgtgtgAGTGTATCTCAGCTGTGGCAGCTGGGTTTCAGGACATGTGTTTTTCCGtacctgcacagagccctggGGCCGACATCGTCATAGTCCAGGCTGGaaaagatgctgctgatgatCCTGCGCTCGTCCTCAGTCCACTCAACCATGGCggctgtttgcttttgttcagGCTTAAAAGAAAAGGCTGAATAGTTCTCTGCTTGGACCCCCGTCTATTTAACCGCAGCAAAGCTGCCCCCCGCCCTGAAGGAGAGGTCGGCTGCGATAGGCTGGAGATGCAGCGTTCGAGATAAACTGTAGACTTCTCCAGAACTTTCTGGAAAGTTCTGATATTGCTTTAGTAGTCTTGCAGATTTACAAAGATGCGAAAGATCAAAATCGACTTAAAAATAGGCcaaacctgcagacagcagctgattACGCGCTTTGCACGTTTATTGGAGGCGACTGAATTTGTCAAAATTCAAAACGTGCAGCTGTGCAACTTTGCACACTGTGCTTAGATCATACTCagacattattattaaatgaacCATCTTCCACACACAGCTTCAAATCAAGCACgttcagctctttttttttaagacgcTGACTTTGTGAGAATCTTTCAGGTGGTCGTTCTGCTCCTTGAACCTGCAGGGTCGGCATTGTTTCCAGCACTCAGGACGATGTGTCCTGCGCTCTACTGGCTTTATTCTACAGGAAGCACCATTTACTAAAGgcaaagcagcagcttttcagtcATATAGATCACATTGATTTGGTAATTATttgttaaaataacaaaacgtttgaatatttcattgaaAACCTAgaaagcgtgtgtgtgaatcagtgtTTGGACAATAAGTGCGCACATAttgaagaaaaaggaaaaatgaatcAGTATTATACGCTTTGACAACGATATAAACAATTACAGTTTGACATTATGCCACCAaaccatttgtgtgtgtgtgtgtttcatgcctGCCTGTTATCTGTAAAACCACACCGGTGTTATCTCCAGCAGCGCCCCCTCCCCACCCAGGCACCGCTGCCAAAACTCGCATATGTTTTGATTAAGAAAATACTTGAGGTCGGCGATAAAGCTCGCGAGCGCTATTTCCTCCACTCGATAGCAAATACATTTATGGCCGGAGCCAAAAATGCcgaattaaaaaatgaaatcactgaCAAATCTCACAAGGCTTTCACAGCTGCTGCGCGATAAgactcattttttttatttctaggACATTATTAATCGAGTGCGCGCGGCTCCTGCGGGGAGCAGGAaggcaaaataaacatttggtTATAATGTTGGATTGTTTTGATCAAAATGCAGCACGTGCATCAATGCAATCATCTGATTTCTTGCAGGCCAGCTCTCACATGACCCagactttttttcttgcttgttgacaaagatgtttttgaaacattttgtgaagtaactaaaaaaaacttaatttgtgTCGATTTAGTCCAAACTCGTTACAAGTCAAAGGGAACTTatagacttaaaaaaaataagactgTCAGCGGAAAATCAcaatgtacaaccctgattccaggTTGGACGCTGCGTAAAATGTATATAAGA contains:
- the LOC121624420 gene encoding hemoglobin subunit beta-like — protein: MVEWTEDERRIISSIFSSLDYDDVGPRALCRCLIVYPWTQRYFGAFGNLYNADAIKSNPNIAAHGITVLHGLDRAVKNMDNIKATYAELSVLHSEKLHVDPDNFRLLSDCLTIVIAAKMGKDFTPEIQGAFQKFLAVVVSALGRQYH